One part of the Nostoc sp. PCC 7120 = FACHB-418 genome encodes these proteins:
- a CDS encoding SDR family oxidoreductase has product MTFGRTEDLVLVVGATGGVGQIVVGKLLEKGAKVRILTRNAEKAKKLFNDKVEVFVGDIRKPNTLPAAVDHVTHIICCTGTTAFPSARWEFDPEPNLFEWGKILLDSDYREATAKNTPAKVDAEGVSNLVATAPKNLSRFVFVSSVGILRKDQPPFNILNAFGVLDAKKKGEEAIINSGLPYTIIRPGRLIDGPYTSYDLNTLLKATTGGKLNVVIGKGDTLAGDASRIDVAAACVESIFYSASEGQVFELVNKGIRPPTIDWETLFLQLPT; this is encoded by the coding sequence ATGACTTTTGGAAGAACTGAAGATTTGGTGTTAGTTGTTGGTGCGACTGGTGGAGTAGGACAAATTGTCGTGGGTAAGTTATTGGAGAAGGGTGCAAAGGTTCGCATCCTCACACGGAACGCCGAAAAAGCCAAAAAGCTGTTCAATGACAAAGTTGAGGTTTTTGTAGGCGACATCCGCAAACCCAACACACTCCCAGCAGCAGTGGATCATGTCACCCACATTATATGTTGTACTGGAACTACAGCCTTTCCCTCTGCTAGATGGGAATTTGACCCAGAACCCAACTTGTTTGAATGGGGTAAAATTCTTCTAGATTCTGACTATAGAGAAGCAACGGCAAAAAATACACCAGCCAAGGTTGATGCAGAGGGTGTGAGTAACTTAGTCGCCACCGCACCTAAAAATTTGAGCAGGTTTGTGTTTGTATCTTCCGTGGGGATTCTTCGCAAGGATCAGCCGCCTTTTAATATTTTGAATGCTTTCGGTGTGCTAGATGCCAAAAAAAAGGGAGAGGAAGCGATTATCAATTCTGGGTTACCTTATACCATCATTCGCCCAGGACGCTTAATTGATGGCCCCTATACTTCCTATGACCTGAATACACTCCTGAAAGCTACCACAGGCGGTAAGCTAAATGTAGTTATTGGCAAAGGTGACACCTTAGCAGGTGACGCGAGTAGAATTGATGTCGCCGCAGCTTGTGTGGAATCTATTTTTTATTCAGCTAGTGAAGGACAGGTTTTTGAACTGGTCAATAAGGGAATAAGACCACCTACTATTGATTGGGAAACACTTTTTTTACAATTACCCACTTAA
- a CDS encoding MFS transporter: MNVSKSHILWVQVWVLAALQGAITLAWIIYNAYVPQLLVQFGFPASLAVGLLVLENALAVIMEPLMGGLSDQAQRWVGSRFLLISAGVILSATLLIAIPCIVTFVPPTVVWRSLLPIVLVAWALSMTVFRSPAIALLAKYSMPAELPLAFSVVVLTGGIIGAFRPIANKFILSLGPIFAFAIASFVLLAVTAALRFVNPPSTPVANPREITQLPNRELSLILGTGFGVAWGSRLVMDILGKILPVQLQITSNDWLMVWVGLAIALASLPAAWFTMKIGDRQAMLIGIALTTLSLLVMVCFNIPIPFLLTLIVGFSAIINGTIPFCLRLVSQPWEGLGIGMYFGGFALAMSLFGAIFPQPQQITPVAGLIGLILAFLLAGGCIAVSGETNS; the protein is encoded by the coding sequence ATGAATGTATCAAAATCGCATATCTTATGGGTACAAGTTTGGGTATTGGCAGCACTACAGGGAGCAATCACCCTTGCTTGGATCATATATAACGCCTACGTACCCCAACTTCTAGTTCAGTTTGGTTTTCCCGCATCCTTGGCAGTGGGTTTGCTGGTGCTGGAAAATGCCTTGGCTGTGATTATGGAACCACTCATGGGAGGGCTTTCTGATCAAGCACAGCGTTGGGTGGGTAGTCGATTTCTGTTAATCTCCGCAGGGGTGATTCTATCAGCGACACTATTGATCGCTATCCCCTGTATTGTCACTTTCGTTCCCCCTACCGTTGTTTGGCGATCGCTTTTACCAATAGTATTGGTAGCCTGGGCTTTGTCTATGACAGTGTTTCGCAGTCCGGCGATCGCTTTATTAGCCAAATACTCAATGCCTGCCGAGCTACCTTTAGCATTTAGTGTTGTAGTCTTGACAGGAGGTATAATTGGTGCATTTCGACCAATTGCCAATAAGTTTATCCTCAGTTTAGGGCCAATTTTTGCTTTTGCGATCGCTTCTTTCGTGTTACTGGCTGTAACGGCTGCATTGCGCTTCGTCAACCCTCCTAGTACACCCGTTGCCAATCCAAGAGAAATTACACAGTTACCCAACAGAGAATTAAGTTTAATTTTAGGTACTGGTTTTGGTGTGGCCTGGGGTTCGCGGTTAGTCATGGATATTTTAGGAAAAATTCTCCCAGTCCAACTGCAAATCACCAGTAATGATTGGTTGATGGTATGGGTAGGACTAGCGATCGCACTTGCCAGCTTACCTGCGGCATGGTTCACTATGAAAATAGGCGATCGTCAAGCCATGCTGATTGGTATTGCCCTAACTACTTTGTCACTACTAGTTATGGTTTGCTTCAATATCCCAATTCCTTTTTTATTAACCCTAATTGTGGGATTTAGTGCCATTATCAACGGTACAATTCCGTTTTGTTTACGACTAGTGTCTCAACCTTGGGAAGGTTTGGGAATTGGGATGTATTTTGGTGGGTTTGCTTTAGCGATGAGTTTATTTGGAGCAATTTTTCCCCAACCCCAACAAATTACACCAGTTGCAGGTCTAATTGGGTTGATTTTAGCTTTTTTACTAGCTGGGGGATGTATTGCGGTTAGTGGTGAGACTAATTCTTAA
- a CDS encoding Uma2 family endonuclease, whose product MSLSTPVFANKTLEEFLKLPETKPASEYIDGKINQKLTPQGEHSTLQSSLVTAINEIAKPQKLAYAFPELRCTFSGNSIVPDIAVFEWSRIPLRPNGRIANQFEISLDWIIEILSPEQSPNRVIRKIMFSMQNGAKLGWFLDPNDESIVVFQPDILPEIKAGKDILPVMSVLANWQLTVEDIFSCLNFS is encoded by the coding sequence ATGTCGTTATCAACTCCAGTATTCGCCAACAAGACACTAGAGGAGTTTCTGAAATTACCAGAAACTAAACCCGCCAGTGAATATATTGACGGTAAAATCAACCAAAAACTGACGCCTCAAGGAGAACATAGCACCTTACAAAGTAGTTTGGTGACAGCTATTAATGAGATTGCTAAACCACAAAAATTAGCTTACGCATTTCCTGAGTTACGCTGCACGTTTTCGGGAAATTCTATAGTTCCAGATATTGCTGTCTTTGAATGGTCACGTATTCCTTTACGTCCTAATGGCAGAATTGCCAATCAATTTGAAATTTCCCTCGATTGGATTATTGAAATTCTTTCTCCAGAACAATCCCCTAATCGGGTTATCCGTAAAATAATGTTTTCTATGCAAAATGGTGCAAAGCTAGGTTGGTTTCTCGACCCTAATGATGAATCTATCGTGGTTTTTCAACCTGATATATTACCAGAAATCAAAGCAGGGAAAGATATTTTACCTGTTATGAGTGTATTGGCGAATTGGCAATTAACTGTAGAAGATATTTTTAGTTGTTTGAATTTTAGTTGA
- the moeB gene encoding molybdopterin-synthase adenylyltransferase MoeB, with translation MLNPNLEDIQLTKDDYERYSRHLILPEVGVEGQKRLKAASVLCIGTGGLGSPLLLYLAAAGIGRIGIVDFDVVDTSNLQRQVIHGTSWVGKPKIESAKNRIHEINPYCQVDLYETRLSSENALDIIKPYDIVVDGTDNFPTRYLVNDACVLLDKPNVYGSIFRFEGQATVFNYEGGPNYRDLYPEPPPPGLVPSCAEGGVLGILPGIIGVIQATETVKIVLGNGNTLSGRLLLYNALDMKFRELKLRPNPIRPVIEKLIDYEQFCGIPQAKAAEAQKMQEIQEMTVTELKELLDSGAKDFVLLDVRNPNEYEIAKIPGSVLIPLPDIENGNGVAKVKEALNGHRLIAHCKLGGRSAKALAILKESGIVGTNVKGGITAWSREVDPSVPEY, from the coding sequence ATGCTTAATCCCAACCTGGAAGATATCCAGTTAACTAAAGACGACTACGAACGCTACTCCCGCCACCTGATTTTGCCAGAAGTGGGAGTGGAAGGGCAAAAACGGCTCAAAGCTGCCAGTGTACTTTGTATCGGTACAGGTGGACTAGGTTCACCACTACTGTTATATTTAGCCGCCGCCGGTATTGGACGCATCGGTATAGTCGATTTCGATGTCGTTGATACTTCCAACCTGCAACGCCAAGTCATCCACGGAACATCATGGGTAGGTAAACCCAAAATTGAATCTGCAAAGAACCGCATACATGAGATTAACCCCTATTGTCAGGTTGACCTCTACGAAACTCGTCTCAGTTCCGAAAATGCCCTAGATATCATCAAACCTTACGATATCGTGGTGGATGGTACAGATAACTTCCCTACCAGATATCTAGTCAACGACGCTTGCGTATTGTTAGATAAACCCAACGTCTACGGTTCAATTTTCCGCTTTGAAGGACAAGCCACAGTCTTTAACTACGAAGGCGGGCCGAACTACCGCGACTTATACCCAGAACCACCACCACCAGGACTAGTTCCCTCCTGTGCAGAAGGTGGAGTATTAGGGATTTTGCCAGGAATTATCGGTGTAATTCAAGCCACGGAAACAGTGAAAATTGTTTTGGGCAATGGTAATACTCTCAGTGGTAGATTGTTGCTGTACAACGCCTTAGATATGAAATTCCGTGAGTTGAAACTGCGTCCCAACCCCATACGACCAGTAATTGAAAAACTGATAGATTACGAACAATTCTGTGGTATTCCTCAAGCCAAAGCAGCCGAGGCGCAAAAAATGCAAGAAATTCAAGAAATGACTGTTACCGAACTCAAGGAATTGCTGGATAGTGGGGCGAAAGATTTTGTCCTGCTAGATGTGCGTAACCCCAACGAGTACGAAATCGCCAAAATTCCTGGTTCTGTATTAATACCTTTACCAGACATTGAAAATGGTAATGGTGTAGCCAAAGTCAAAGAAGCCCTCAACGGACACCGCTTAATTGCTCATTGTAAATTAGGTGGGCGATCGGCAAAAGCCCTAGCCATCCTCAAAGAATCGGGGATTGTGGGGACAAACGTTAAAGGCGGAATCACCGCTTGGAGTCGGGAAGTAGATCCATCCGTTCCTGAATATTAA
- a CDS encoding Mov34/MPN/PAD-1 family protein: MNQPTIKLLPEHQQTILSHAESVYPQECCGLMMGYIANGVKTVVEVIPTANAWETEADNFTQEINKTNITSPTSSLKRRYAIAPQIMLQVQREARDKSLNIIGIYHSHPDHPAIPSECDRLYAWAGYSYIIVSVQKGIASDILSWSLDDNHQFQSEIIDNIT; the protein is encoded by the coding sequence ATGAATCAACCAACTATCAAACTCTTACCAGAACATCAGCAAACCATCCTCAGCCATGCTGAAAGCGTCTATCCTCAAGAGTGTTGTGGGTTGATGATGGGATATATAGCCAATGGGGTGAAAACTGTTGTGGAAGTCATACCTACCGCTAACGCTTGGGAGACAGAAGCAGATAACTTTACCCAAGAAATAAATAAGACAAATATCACTTCCCCAACTTCCAGTTTAAAAAGAAGATATGCGATCGCTCCTCAAATTATGTTACAGGTACAAAGAGAAGCACGGGATAAGTCACTCAATATCATTGGTATCTATCATTCTCACCCTGATCATCCTGCCATACCTTCAGAATGCGATCGCCTCTATGCTTGGGCTGGATACTCGTATATAATAGTTTCCGTCCAAAAAGGTATAGCCAGTGACATCCTTAGTTGGAGTCTTGATGACAATCATCAGTTTCAATCAGAAATAATTGATAACATAACTTAA
- a CDS encoding heavy metal translocating P-type ATPase — translation MTATKPETSKQVAQKSSIIAGVAYSVVHTIPGRIRFRVPLVAHDLYYAQRLQELLESDSHILEVRVNPWAASVAIRYEQSASNRLIEAYLVGLLHQAKFRQPSTVNRQQVTKSDNAGVKLPVLATVLAVLGLGFPIPRAIIAATVGLAALPVAKRAYTSITQKRKLNIDCLDFIAIALTSAQGNLLTPALVMTLHEIGDIIRDRTARVTENHAADLLASLGHYAWVAQPDGQKKRLLATQVQPQDTVIVYPGEQIPVDGQILRGKALIDQQKLTGESMPVLRQVGEAVYASTLLREGEIYIQAERVGTATRAGASIELVQQAPVHDTRMGNYAADIADQAILPSLIFAGLVFAATRNPARAASILTLDFVTGIRVSLPTTFLAALHHATRHGVLIRSGRALEKLAQVDTLVFDKTGTLTKGDIEVVEVEIIADRITTHRLIALATAAEQRLTHPVAEAVVRYAEKQGIEILPRQEFEYEIGLGVRAEIDGEQVIVGSDRFLRQCGIPLDCLYEPHSCNHADCPKHLNCRISAHDSLLYVAVNQEFQGVIYYTDPLRPESPAVIEKLQTEYGMEIHLLTGDNQQRAMAVAAELHLPLFQVHAEAFPAQKAEIIQKFHDSGKTVAFTGDGLNDSIALAYADVAISFGSGSEVARETADVVLMDDNLTSFLEAIAIARQTQAVIKQNISLAVVPNLAALGLATTVGIHPLAATVVHNGSAIAAGLNGLRPLMHKDPPR, via the coding sequence ATGACTGCCACCAAGCCGGAAACTAGTAAGCAAGTGGCTCAGAAATCAAGTATCATCGCTGGAGTTGCCTACAGTGTAGTGCATACAATTCCAGGCAGAATCAGATTTCGCGTTCCCCTGGTAGCCCATGACCTCTATTATGCTCAACGCCTGCAAGAATTACTAGAATCTGACAGTCACATATTGGAAGTACGGGTTAATCCCTGGGCAGCTTCTGTTGCTATTAGATATGAGCAATCTGCTAGCAATAGGCTCATAGAAGCTTATCTGGTAGGTTTACTTCATCAGGCTAAATTTAGGCAACCGTCAACAGTCAACCGTCAACAAGTAACAAAATCAGATAATGCTGGTGTAAAATTGCCAGTTTTGGCAACCGTGTTAGCTGTATTGGGTTTGGGGTTCCCCATTCCCAGGGCAATAATTGCAGCGACGGTAGGACTTGCAGCTTTACCGGTAGCGAAACGTGCTTATACTAGCATTACCCAAAAACGAAAATTAAATATAGATTGTCTAGATTTTATCGCGATCGCCTTAACTTCTGCCCAAGGAAACCTGTTAACACCAGCTTTGGTGATGACACTGCATGAAATTGGCGATATAATACGCGATCGCACCGCCAGAGTTACGGAAAATCACGCTGCCGATTTACTGGCTTCTTTGGGGCATTACGCTTGGGTTGCACAACCAGATGGGCAGAAAAAACGCCTCCTCGCTACACAAGTACAACCACAAGATACAGTCATAGTCTATCCCGGCGAACAAATCCCCGTAGATGGGCAAATATTAAGGGGTAAAGCTTTAATTGACCAACAAAAACTCACTGGTGAATCCATGCCAGTTTTGCGTCAGGTGGGAGAAGCGGTTTATGCGTCCACCTTACTCAGGGAAGGAGAAATTTACATCCAAGCCGAACGAGTAGGAACAGCTACCCGTGCTGGTGCAAGTATCGAGTTAGTCCAACAAGCACCCGTTCACGATACACGCATGGGTAACTACGCGGCGGACATTGCCGACCAAGCCATATTACCATCTCTAATTTTTGCCGGACTGGTATTTGCAGCCACCCGCAACCCTGCCAGGGCTGCATCTATCCTCACCCTTGATTTTGTCACAGGTATCCGCGTTTCCCTACCTACAACTTTCCTCGCCGCCTTACACCACGCCACAAGACACGGTGTTCTCATCCGTAGTGGTCGCGCCTTAGAAAAATTGGCACAGGTAGATACATTAGTTTTCGATAAAACAGGCACATTAACCAAAGGTGATATCGAAGTTGTGGAGGTGGAAATCATCGCCGACAGAATCACCACCCACAGACTTATAGCCCTAGCCACCGCCGCCGAACAACGCCTAACCCACCCAGTAGCCGAAGCCGTGGTACGTTATGCCGAGAAACAAGGTATAGAAATTCTGCCCAGGCAAGAATTTGAGTATGAAATTGGCTTAGGTGTACGAGCCGAAATTGACGGTGAACAAGTTATAGTAGGGAGCGATCGCTTTTTGCGTCAGTGTGGCATTCCCCTCGATTGTCTTTATGAACCACATAGTTGCAACCATGCAGATTGTCCCAAGCACCTCAATTGTCGCATCTCCGCCCATGATTCTTTACTGTATGTGGCAGTAAATCAGGAATTTCAAGGCGTAATCTATTACACAGACCCCCTGCGCCCAGAAAGCCCAGCCGTAATTGAGAAACTACAAACCGAATACGGCATGGAAATACATCTACTGACAGGGGATAATCAGCAAAGGGCTATGGCTGTTGCGGCGGAACTCCATCTTCCCCTATTCCAAGTCCATGCAGAAGCATTCCCCGCACAAAAAGCCGAAATAATCCAGAAATTCCATGATTCAGGTAAAACTGTCGCCTTTACCGGCGATGGTTTAAATGATTCCATCGCCTTAGCTTATGCCGATGTCGCCATTTCCTTTGGTAGTGGTTCCGAAGTAGCTAGGGAAACAGCCGATGTTGTCCTGATGGATGATAACTTAACTAGTTTTCTCGAAGCAATAGCGATCGCCCGTCAAACCCAAGCAGTCATTAAACAAAATATCAGTTTAGCCGTAGTTCCCAACCTAGCCGCTTTAGGACTAGCGACCACAGTAGGAATACATCCCCTAGCGGCAACTGTAGTTCATAATGGTTCAGCCATTGCAGCCGGGTTAAATGGTCTGCGTCCCCTCATGCACAAAGACCCGCCAAGGTAG
- a CDS encoding metal-independent carbonic anhydrase, with translation MNLFKPRILVLFAATALISGIAIVAQTSVADSGDKITATSSLKTPIVNRAITESEVLAAQKAWGEALVAISTTYDAKGKASAKALAEKVIDDAYGYQFGPVLFKPTLAISPRTFRTTRAGALAYFVGDDKAFPEDKGFALSSWRKVEIKNAAIFITGNTATTMGNVIITDKQGKATTVDKTWQFLKDDHGKLRIITHHSSLPYEQ, from the coding sequence ATGAATCTCTTCAAACCGAGGATTCTAGTATTATTTGCAGCCACCGCACTTATATCAGGTATTGCAATTGTCGCCCAGACATCCGTTGCCGACTCCGGTGACAAAATCACGGCTACTTCCAGTCTGAAAACGCCAATCGTCAATAGGGCGATTACTGAAAGCGAAGTGTTGGCTGCTCAAAAGGCTTGGGGGGAAGCTTTGGTGGCTATTTCCACAACCTATGATGCGAAAGGTAAAGCATCAGCTAAAGCTTTAGCTGAAAAGGTGATTGACGATGCCTACGGTTATCAATTCGGCCCCGTTCTTTTCAAGCCTACACTCGCCATATCTCCCCGTACCTTCCGCACCACCCGTGCAGGGGCTTTGGCATACTTTGTGGGGGACGATAAAGCTTTTCCTGAGGACAAGGGTTTTGCTTTGAGTAGCTGGCGCAAAGTAGAGATTAAGAATGCAGCGATTTTCATCACTGGTAACACAGCTACTACGATGGGTAACGTAATCATCACCGACAAACAAGGTAAGGCCACCACGGTAGACAAGACTTGGCAGTTCTTGAAGGATGATCATGGTAAGCTGCGTATTATTACGCATCACTCCTCACTACCTTATGAACAATAA
- a CDS encoding carbonic anhydrase, which translates to MSRINGFIGRRNFLGLAGAGSLVVAANACAGSLTVGKEEPAIADVKSINLNPVNPQKALKLLLDGNQRFVKRKPKYPNQSRQKLQSIAKAQYPFAAILGCADSRVPAEIVFDQGLGDLFVVRVAGNIASDMAIASLEYATSVLDTRLIVVLGHTKCGAVAASVKDEPLPGRIGYLAESIRPALSKLPSKSKDVNKAAVIANIQYQAEKLQQKSTILAQLVNKGTVQIIGAAYDIDTGTVSVIS; encoded by the coding sequence ATGAGTCGAATCAATGGATTTATTGGCCGTCGTAATTTCTTAGGGTTAGCCGGCGCGGGAAGCTTGGTTGTTGCTGCTAATGCTTGTGCTGGTAGTTTGACTGTAGGTAAAGAAGAACCTGCTATTGCTGATGTCAAATCAATTAACCTTAATCCAGTAAATCCACAAAAAGCTTTAAAGCTTTTACTGGATGGTAATCAAAGATTTGTCAAAAGAAAACCAAAGTATCCTAACCAATCACGGCAAAAACTGCAATCAATTGCCAAAGCACAGTATCCTTTTGCGGCTATTTTGGGTTGTGCAGATTCGAGAGTCCCGGCGGAAATTGTTTTTGACCAAGGGCTGGGGGATTTATTCGTGGTGCGAGTAGCTGGTAATATTGCCAGTGATATGGCGATCGCTAGTTTGGAATATGCTACATCTGTACTCGATACACGGTTGATTGTCGTTTTAGGGCATACAAAATGCGGTGCTGTGGCAGCCAGTGTGAAAGATGAACCCCTTCCTGGCAGAATCGGCTATTTGGCGGAGAGTATTAGACCAGCCTTGTCAAAATTACCGTCAAAGTCCAAGGATGTTAATAAAGCAGCTGTTATTGCTAACATCCAGTACCAAGCTGAAAAGCTGCAACAAAAATCAACCATTTTGGCACAGTTAGTTAATAAAGGTACTGTCCAAATCATTGGTGCTGCTTACGATATTGATACCGGAACAGTCTCAGTAATTTCTTAA
- a CDS encoding transporter substrate-binding domain-containing protein → MINAIAQRFSQFVAARNIRRFLKLPIWLGMVCGILVLFLVVHPVQSQEPETQKSFVVATRAIPPFVFTDNGELSGFSIDLWRSIASQIGAESKFVEYPSVPDLLSSVQNGKANAGIAAISITAERQQQFDFSLPMFSGGLQILVRNPKLSNSGTPNILSLFLSTTILQVLGLALLLIVIAAHVIWLSERHQKEGMISQSYFPGIFKACWWAAATLATQADEMPKGVIGRILAIIWMFIGVLFVTYFTAAATTSLTVQQLQADINSVSDLPGRVVATTTGSTAATYLKQQKISVLEVPKIEQAYDALETKKAEAVVFDSPVLLFYAANQGQGKVEVVGSVFREENYGIVLPNNSPYRKPINNALLKLKENGTYQSLYDKWFGVKDS, encoded by the coding sequence ATGATAAATGCGATCGCCCAAAGATTTTCTCAATTTGTTGCGGCAAGGAACATAAGGCGTTTCCTGAAACTCCCTATCTGGCTAGGAATGGTATGCGGAATTTTGGTGTTGTTCCTAGTTGTTCATCCAGTGCAGTCCCAAGAACCTGAAACTCAAAAATCCTTTGTCGTAGCTACTAGAGCTATTCCCCCCTTTGTCTTTACTGACAATGGTGAACTATCAGGATTCAGTATTGATCTTTGGCGCAGTATTGCCAGCCAGATAGGTGCAGAGTCTAAATTCGTGGAATATCCAAGCGTTCCTGATTTGCTCTCATCTGTGCAGAATGGTAAAGCCAATGCAGGGATTGCAGCCATCTCAATTACAGCTGAACGTCAGCAACAATTTGACTTTTCCTTACCCATGTTTAGTGGGGGATTACAGATTTTAGTACGCAATCCAAAACTCAGTAATAGTGGCACACCTAATATTTTGTCACTATTCTTATCGACAACGATCTTACAAGTGCTTGGCTTGGCTTTGTTGCTCATTGTCATAGCCGCACACGTCATTTGGTTATCTGAGCGTCATCAAAAAGAAGGCATGATTTCCCAATCTTACTTTCCTGGGATTTTCAAAGCCTGTTGGTGGGCTGCTGCTACCTTAGCAACTCAAGCTGATGAAATGCCCAAAGGAGTCATCGGTCGGATATTAGCTATTATTTGGATGTTTATCGGTGTACTATTTGTCACTTACTTTACAGCAGCTGCTACCACTTCGCTAACTGTGCAACAGTTACAAGCAGATATCAACAGTGTAAGTGATCTACCAGGCAGGGTGGTGGCAACAACAACTGGTAGCACAGCTGCAACATACTTAAAACAACAGAAAATTTCTGTCTTAGAGGTTCCCAAAATTGAGCAAGCTTACGATGCTTTAGAAACAAAAAAAGCTGAAGCTGTTGTTTTTGACTCTCCTGTACTTCTGTTCTATGCTGCTAATCAAGGTCAGGGAAAAGTAGAGGTTGTGGGCAGTGTCTTCCGCGAAGAAAACTACGGTATTGTTTTGCCTAATAATAGCCCCTACCGTAAACCTATTAATAATGCCTTACTGAAACTCAAAGAAAATGGCACTTATCAATCACTGTATGATAAGTGGTTTGGTGTCAAGGACAGTTGA